In bacterium, a single window of DNA contains:
- the hbd gene encoding 3-hydroxybutyryl-CoA dehydrogenase translates to MPVQQHTVTTIAVLGAGTMGHGIAQVAATSGFRTALFDVDAGQLERARERIAKNLQVAIEKGKLTPADEERALQHFDTTTDLKEAVAAADLIIEAVPERVELKEEAFRQCALHAPASAIFASNTSSLSITALAAATDRPGRVIGMHFFNPPYIIALLEIVKAEQTTPETLAAIRGVGEQMGRTMVEVADSPGFATSRLGVVLALEAMRMLEQGVASAADIDTAIELGYRHPMGPLKLTDLIGLDVRLNIADYLYEELGGDQYKAPQLLRRLVRAGKLGRKSGEGFYRYDG, encoded by the coding sequence ATGCCAGTCCAGCAGCACACCGTCACCACGATCGCAGTCCTCGGCGCAGGGACCATGGGCCACGGGATCGCCCAGGTCGCCGCAACTTCCGGTTTCCGGACCGCCCTCTTTGATGTCGATGCCGGACAACTCGAACGGGCCCGCGAACGCATCGCGAAGAACCTCCAGGTCGCCATCGAAAAAGGGAAGCTGACCCCGGCGGATGAAGAGCGGGCACTTCAGCATTTCGATACGACCACCGACCTGAAGGAAGCGGTCGCGGCCGCCGACCTCATCATCGAGGCCGTCCCTGAGCGCGTCGAACTCAAGGAAGAGGCCTTCCGGCAGTGCGCGCTCCATGCGCCAGCCAGCGCGATCTTTGCCTCCAACACGTCCAGCCTTTCCATCACCGCGCTGGCGGCAGCCACCGATCGACCAGGACGGGTCATCGGGATGCACTTCTTCAATCCGCCGTACATCATCGCCCTGCTGGAGATTGTGAAGGCCGAGCAGACCACGCCGGAGACCCTGGCCGCCATTCGCGGGGTAGGGGAGCAGATGGGGCGCACGATGGTGGAGGTCGCCGACTCACCAGGCTTCGCCACCTCCCGACTGGGGGTCGTGCTGGCCCTGGAAGCCATGCGGATGCTGGAGCAGGGGGTCGCCTCCGCCGCGGACATCGACACCGCCATCGAACTGGGGTACCGCCATCCGATGGGTCCCCTGAAACTGACCGATCTCATCGGTCTCGATGTCCGGCTGAACATCGCGGACTATCTCTACGAAGAACTCGGCGGGGACCAGTACAAGGCACCGCAGTTGCTACGGAGGCTGGTGCGTGCGGGCAAGCTCGGCCGGAAGAGTGGGGAAGGGTTCTATCGCTACGATGGCTAA
- the dch_1 gene encoding Cyclohexa-1,5-dienecarbonyl-CoA hydratase yields MFRLQRCVLDYEPRNVLSIERINALREELFTLADDTTDAIVLSSRLTWGFSAGVDLRDHTADRIQSMLTAMHQLIRDLVQLPCLLIAQVHGPCLGGAAELVLMCDGVVASSDTTFSFPELHVGCYPPVAVALLADRIGLPRAIELVCSGRTFTADEAFALGLVSRVVPRDQKEEAVLAYLEELCGQTSRATRRHTLLTMRTIAARHWLPQLEVSEAAYYLLPPNDLAEGVAAFLQKRPAHWSNS; encoded by the coding sequence ATGTTCCGTCTCCAGCGCTGTGTCCTCGACTACGAGCCGCGGAATGTACTCTCGATCGAGCGGATCAATGCGCTCCGGGAAGAGCTCTTCACGCTGGCGGATGACACCACCGATGCGATTGTGCTGTCGAGCCGTCTGACCTGGGGCTTTTCCGCGGGAGTCGACCTCAGGGACCACACAGCGGACCGAATCCAGTCGATGCTGACAGCCATGCACCAGCTGATCCGCGATCTGGTCCAGTTGCCCTGCCTGCTGATCGCCCAGGTGCATGGTCCCTGCCTCGGGGGCGCGGCCGAGCTGGTCCTGATGTGTGATGGGGTGGTCGCCTCATCCGATACGACTTTTAGCTTCCCGGAACTTCATGTCGGCTGCTACCCCCCGGTGGCAGTCGCGCTCCTGGCGGATCGCATCGGACTCCCCCGGGCTATCGAGCTGGTCTGCTCGGGCCGCACGTTCACCGCCGACGAAGCCTTCGCCCTGGGACTGGTCAGCCGGGTCGTGCCCCGCGATCAGAAAGAAGAAGCGGTCCTGGCCTATCTGGAAGAGCTCTGCGGGCAGACCAGTCGAGCCACCCGTCGGCACACCCTGCTGACCATGCGGACCATCGCGGCCCGTCACTGGCTGCCGCAGTTGGAGGTCAGCGAGGCCGCCTACTACCTGCTCCCTCCCAACGACCTGGCGGAGGGGGTCGCAGCCTTCCTGCAAAAACGTCCCGCTCACTGGTCCAACTCCTGA
- the boxB gene encoding Benzoyl-CoA oxygenase component B: MSSKQAAFDEWVDQFHQWRDAIGFDHPYISQYKFETLLADEVISPVIEFGDFRGQQKWERLRDIPGQNIRDALLHLIIYQGDTEFASVEQQRQLVHTTPSEWDGYCLGRVMCEEMRHGWQMCYLMIEHFGEEGRREAQKQLERRSWNKQRLLGSFNEDVTNWVDFFIYTNFVDRDGKFQLKMLEHSAFQPLARSMTPMLKEENFHMGTGTSGMQRIIKAGVVPTPLFQKWLNKWIPTAYDLFGKDESGSAEWAYVWGLKGRYDESPDLPEADKRHLNERSRQQYYDEVDGIIQRLNKLVPEGQPLLYTPDIKFNRRIGQYANMPFSAQGELLSPEEHKRHLAEVLPTEVDEAAVQELQKVEGWIEYREYDPSKV; this comes from the coding sequence ATGTCGTCCAAACAGGCCGCTTTCGATGAGTGGGTGGATCAGTTCCACCAGTGGCGCGATGCCATTGGCTTTGATCATCCCTACATCAGCCAGTACAAGTTCGAGACCCTCCTCGCGGATGAGGTCATCTCGCCGGTCATCGAGTTCGGCGACTTTCGGGGGCAGCAGAAGTGGGAGCGGCTGCGCGACATCCCCGGCCAGAACATCCGCGATGCCCTGCTCCATCTCATCATCTATCAGGGCGACACCGAGTTCGCGTCCGTCGAGCAGCAGCGTCAGCTGGTCCATACCACTCCCAGTGAGTGGGATGGCTACTGCCTTGGCCGGGTGATGTGCGAGGAAATGCGCCACGGCTGGCAGATGTGCTACCTGATGATCGAGCACTTCGGCGAGGAAGGACGTCGCGAAGCCCAGAAGCAGCTGGAGCGACGCTCCTGGAACAAGCAGCGGCTTCTCGGCTCCTTCAATGAAGATGTCACCAACTGGGTCGACTTCTTCATCTACACCAATTTCGTGGACCGCGATGGCAAGTTCCAGCTCAAGATGCTGGAGCACTCGGCGTTCCAGCCTCTGGCCCGCAGCATGACCCCGATGCTGAAGGAAGAAAACTTCCACATGGGGACCGGTACCTCCGGGATGCAGCGGATCATCAAAGCGGGGGTCGTCCCGACTCCGCTTTTCCAGAAGTGGCTGAACAAGTGGATTCCCACCGCCTATGACCTCTTCGGCAAGGATGAATCGGGCTCGGCGGAATGGGCCTATGTCTGGGGCCTGAAGGGGCGCTATGACGAGTCGCCGGACCTCCCGGAAGCCGACAAGCGGCATCTCAACGAGCGGAGCCGTCAGCAGTACTACGACGAAGTCGATGGCATCATCCAGCGACTGAACAAGCTGGTCCCTGAAGGGCAACCGCTCCTCTACACCCCGGACATCAAGTTCAACCGACGCATTGGGCAGTACGCCAACATGCCGTTCAGCGCCCAGGGCGAACTCTTGTCCCCGGAAGAGCACAAGCGGCATCTGGCTGAAGTCCTGCCGACTGAGGTCGATGAGGCAGCGGTCCAGGAACTCCAGAAGGTCGAGGGCTGGATCGAGTACCGGGAGTACGACCCCTCCAAGGTTTAG
- the crt_2 gene encoding Short-chain-enoyl-CoA hydratase translates to MATTIAATDTDQKVLVHYENREGVAYITLDDPPANTYTYEMNRQLDDAILKARMDNDAHVIVLTGKGEKFFSAGANISMLNSVDPTFKYYFCLHANETLSRLEQTPKLVIAAINGHCVGGGMEFAMACDLRIARKNGGRMGLPEVNLGVLPGTGGTQRLLRIVGKYKAMELMVTGELYSFETAKDLGLITEVIETANCAAFMDEIHSYARQFCPPNKAALAVGRIKRSCQSGAEVPFEYGLAMEREFQQFLFQSQDAKEGIAAYVEKRVPQFRLK, encoded by the coding sequence ATGGCAACCACCATCGCCGCGACCGACACTGACCAGAAAGTCCTGGTGCACTACGAGAATCGTGAGGGAGTGGCCTACATCACCCTCGATGATCCGCCGGCCAATACCTACACTTATGAGATGAACCGGCAGCTGGATGACGCCATTCTGAAGGCCCGGATGGACAACGATGCGCATGTCATTGTCCTGACCGGCAAAGGCGAGAAGTTCTTCTCCGCCGGGGCAAACATCTCGATGCTGAACAGTGTCGACCCCACCTTCAAGTACTACTTCTGCCTCCACGCCAACGAGACCCTCTCGCGCCTGGAGCAGACTCCGAAGCTGGTCATCGCGGCCATCAACGGCCACTGTGTCGGCGGCGGCATGGAATTCGCCATGGCCTGCGACCTGCGGATCGCCCGCAAGAACGGCGGCCGGATGGGCCTGCCGGAAGTGAATCTTGGCGTTCTCCCCGGCACCGGCGGCACCCAGCGACTCCTGCGCATTGTCGGGAAGTACAAGGCGATGGAACTGATGGTCACAGGCGAGCTCTACAGCTTCGAGACCGCGAAGGACCTCGGGCTCATCACTGAAGTCATCGAAACCGCCAACTGCGCGGCGTTCATGGACGAAATCCACAGCTATGCCCGGCAGTTCTGCCCCCCGAACAAGGCCGCCCTCGCGGTGGGGCGCATCAAGCGCTCCTGCCAGAGTGGCGCGGAGGTCCCCTTCGAATACGGGCTGGCCATGGAGCGGGAGTTCCAGCAGTTCCTCTTCCAGAGCCAGGATGCCAAGGAGGGGATCGCCGCCTATGTCGAAAAGCGGGTCCCCCAGTTCAGGCTGAAGTAG